Proteins encoded in a region of the Panicum hallii strain FIL2 chromosome 3, PHallii_v3.1, whole genome shotgun sequence genome:
- the LOC112883931 gene encoding uncharacterized protein LOC112883931 encodes MFLRRLRTSAALRRGANDGGVLAAIRAELSHELTSSAPSDPPPFHFQDAPDFVTVWDAPCAQDVLLRRRADSEEVLVSALLAPLQFADQAPLPRAALMKVFVSKPGAAPVLHFDCRTSWVGEDGGDADYAINAVRYHPIPGDAGEDKYEGPEFRDLDPGQKAALQEYLVARGVNSKLASSVLHHLLQKERFQYVNWLKTLEETFAKNH; translated from the exons ATGTTCCTGCGGCGGCTGAGAACCTCCGCCGCCCTCCGGCGCGGCGCCAACGACGGCGGCGTCCTGGCCGCCATCCGCGCGGAGCTCTCCCACGAGctcacctcctccgccccgTCCGATCCCCCTCCCTTCCATTTCCAG GACGCACCTGACTTCGTCACCGTGTGGGATGCCCCCTGCGCGCAGGAcgtgctcctccgccgccgggcTGACTCCGAGGAGGTCCTCGTGTCGGCGCTGCTCGCGCCGCTGCAGTTCGCAGACCAAGCGCCGCTGCCCAGGGCCGCGCTCATGAAGGTGTTCGTCAGTAAGCCTGGCGCGGCTCCGGTGCTGCACTTCGACTGCCGTACGTCCTGGGTTGGGGAGGACGGCGGCGATGCTGACTATGCTATTAACGCTGTTCGGTACCACCCAATTCCTGGTGATGCTGGGGAAGACAAGTACGAAGGGCCGGAGTTCAG AGATTTGGATCCTGGGCAAAAAGCTGCATTGCAAGAATATCTAGTGGCAAGGGGCGTCAACTCCAAGCTGGCAAGCTCAGTTCTCCATCACTTGCTTCAGAAGGAGCGCTTCCAGTATGTGAATTGGCTGAAGACTTTAGAAGAGACGTTTGCAAAAAATCATTGA